A part of Gossypium hirsutum isolate 1008001.06 chromosome A07, Gossypium_hirsutum_v2.1, whole genome shotgun sequence genomic DNA contains:
- the LOC107956863 gene encoding ras-related protein RABB1c, producing the protein MSYSYLFKYIIIGDTGVGKSCLLLQFTDKRFQPVHDLTIGVEFGARLIGIDNNPIKLQIWDTAGQESFRSITRSYYRGAAGALLVYDITRRETFNHLTSWLEDARQHANANMTVMLIGNKCDLAHRRAVSTEEGEQFAKEHGLVFMEASAKTAQNVEEAFISTAAKIYKKIQDGVIDISNESYGIKLGHQTGAGLSGGRDGSASQAGSCCG; encoded by the exons ATGTCGTACTCTTACCTTTTCAAGTACATTATCATTGGAGATACTG GAGTTGGGAAATCATGTCTTCTTTTGCAATTCACCGACAAAAGATTCCAGCCTGTTCATGATTTAACCATTGGTGTTGAATTCGGAGCCAGGTTGATCGGCATTGACAACAACCCAATAAAGCTTCAAATCTGGGACACG GCGGGCCAAGAGTCATTCAGATCCATTACAAGGTCTTACTACCGAGGCGCTGCCGGTGCACTTCTAGTTTATGATATTACTAG GAGGGAGACTTTCAATCACTTGACTAGCTGGTTGGAGGATGCAAGGCAGCATGCAAATGCAAACATGACCGTTATGCTTATCGGCAACAAGTGCGATTTGGCTCATAGAAGGGCTGTGAGCACAGAGGAAGGTGAGCAGTTTGCCAAGGAACATGGCCTGGTATTCATGGAAGCCTCAGCAAAAACGGCTCAAAATGTCGAAGAG GCATTTATAAGCACCGCTGCCAAAATCTACAAGAAGATTCAGGATGGAGTTATTGACATATCTAATGAG TCTTATGGTATAAAACTTGGACATCAAACTGGCGCTGGTTTATCAGGTGGTAGAGATGGTTCGGCTTCTCAGGCAGGCAGCTGCTGCGGCTGA